In Candidatus Poribacteria bacterium, the following proteins share a genomic window:
- a CDS encoding glycosyltransferase family 4 protein, producing MFNFPRTLHPIYLFEEDAVFYAADLEKASVVEISAVMVDILKLAEKQTSKEIVRVLKASYAEDEIYEAFERFAEFEQEGLLFNRGEDLKQIVSVETDRRKLLVAIPGINVDSYFDIETLYAGTNMALSYLFEHLTKYVDLHFVGKRNRRLADNVYEVDISVADLGRLSRKINETYFGILTLHLDEETWLLPLYEHTELPPILVQCHAPRGHGGAAINSILRHYAAMRDFDAFTAPSDYVRDFYSDYVWDTSFFNTLPNGVDSVLFRPMDKQKAKQELAEHVGDGRIVTTPTVGYLSRVDSEKGASVYLKLAELNPHLLFLIAGPSLGRYTLRELPDNLVYAGFHPRERLPLVYNAFDVYCFLSMSGEETFGLTVLEAMACGVPPIVPNFDGVPSVVGDAGLIAEANNFEQDIATIVSYPSPIDFSEKINLLLNDDGMRQELSRRARERALSFTWDKTARRILRCFERLHEKRQLVSPNRLLNMFVPTSPETSRNLKGEGLTHRDRDRFKYQSIVLGMNQHYERCLIREAAYSVHVEEGLVLSLLKNHTVREAEALLTAVVADETHAKATLKRVHGLIQATA from the coding sequence GTGTTTAATTTCCCAAGAACTTTACACCCGATTTACCTATTTGAAGAGGATGCTGTATTTTATGCTGCAGACCTTGAAAAAGCGAGCGTTGTCGAAATCTCTGCTGTAATGGTTGACATCTTAAAACTGGCAGAAAAGCAGACGAGCAAGGAAATTGTCCGAGTTCTGAAAGCCAGTTATGCAGAGGACGAGATTTATGAGGCGTTTGAGAGATTCGCGGAATTTGAACAGGAAGGTTTGTTATTCAATCGCGGTGAGGATCTCAAGCAGATTGTCTCAGTAGAGACGGATCGGCGAAAATTGCTCGTTGCGATACCTGGTATCAATGTTGACTCGTATTTTGATATTGAAACGTTATATGCCGGGACGAACATGGCACTCTCTTATCTGTTTGAACATCTTACCAAATATGTGGACCTCCATTTTGTTGGTAAGCGAAATCGAAGGTTAGCTGATAATGTCTATGAAGTTGATATCAGTGTGGCAGACCTCGGCAGGTTAAGCCGAAAGATTAATGAAACCTACTTCGGCATTCTGACCTTGCACCTTGACGAAGAAACATGGCTCCTTCCACTTTACGAGCATACAGAGCTCCCACCGATTCTGGTTCAGTGTCATGCTCCGCGTGGGCATGGAGGTGCAGCGATAAACTCCATTCTACGCCATTATGCGGCAATGCGAGACTTTGATGCTTTTACGGCACCCTCGGATTATGTCCGTGATTTCTATTCGGATTACGTCTGGGACACAAGTTTCTTTAACACACTCCCCAACGGTGTAGACTCAGTGTTGTTCCGCCCGATGGACAAACAAAAAGCCAAACAAGAGCTTGCTGAACATGTTGGAGACGGGCGCATTGTAACGACTCCGACGGTTGGCTATCTTTCTCGAGTAGACTCTGAAAAAGGCGCATCGGTCTACCTAAAACTGGCTGAACTCAATCCGCATCTGTTGTTTTTGATTGCTGGTCCGAGTCTCGGCAGGTATACGTTGAGAGAGCTTCCTGATAACCTCGTCTACGCTGGATTCCATCCGCGTGAGAGATTACCACTCGTCTACAACGCTTTTGACGTTTATTGCTTCCTTTCAATGTCGGGGGAAGAGACCTTTGGCTTAACTGTTCTTGAAGCGATGGCGTGTGGCGTTCCGCCGATTGTACCAAATTTCGACGGTGTGCCATCGGTTGTTGGAGATGCCGGTCTGATTGCGGAGGCTAATAATTTTGAACAGGATATAGCAACAATTGTCAGTTACCCTTCGCCGATAGATTTTTCGGAGAAAATTAACTTGCTGTTGAATGACGACGGAATGCGACAGGAACTTTCCCGAAGAGCAAGAGAACGAGCACTGTCATTCACTTGGGACAAGACTGCACGACGGATATTACGCTGTTTTGAAAGACTCCATGAAAAGAGACAACTCGTCAGTCCAAATAGACTCCTAAATATGTTTGTGCCAACATCCCCAGAGACATCTCGCAATTTAAAAGGAGAAGGATTAACACATCGAGACCGAGATCGGTTCAAATACCAGTCGATTGTATTGGGAATGAATCAACATTATGAGCGTTGCTTGATAAGGGAGGCAGCGTATTCCGTGCATGTTGAGGAGGGTCTCGTGTTGAGTCTTTTGAAGAATCACACTGTGAGAGAGGCAGAGGCACTTCTCACTGCCGTGGTTGCGGACGAAACACACGCAAAGGCGACCCTGAAAAGAGTTCACGGCTTAATACAGGCGACTGCCTAA
- a CDS encoding patatin-like phospholipase family protein: protein MHNLKNMRTPVNFSSSHRSKNKNANHRYAPFPSKIVSLKLKARVAHKSNRTYTKPYRLLTRLEDCKSGRKAKEKKTHDFLMADVALATSAAPTYFRPHKIKSVMLEEGKISEGKFVDGGLYANHPAMCAFVEARTQYPGTQVLLVSLGTGERDSFQDLNKKKGAWGRIAWVIKQRIIHIIFDGTSDTVKAGPSPVLSSHNPDSDN, encoded by the coding sequence GTGCATAATTTAAAAAACATGCGAACGCCAGTAAATTTTTCGTCTTCACACAGAAGCAAAAATAAAAATGCAAACCATCGTTATGCACCTTTCCCGTCAAAAATTGTGTCTTTAAAATTAAAAGCAAGGGTGGCTCATAAATCAAATAGGACTTACACAAAACCTTATCGCTTGCTTACAAGGCTGGAAGACTGCAAGAGTGGAAGAAAGGCTAAAGAGAAAAAGACGCATGACTTTTTAATGGCAGATGTGGCACTCGCAACTTCGGCAGCTCCCACTTATTTTAGACCTCACAAAATAAAGTCTGTCATGTTGGAGGAAGGGAAGATATCTGAAGGGAAGTTTGTCGATGGCGGTCTCTATGCCAATCACCCCGCAATGTGTGCTTTTGTCGAAGCCAGAACTCAATACCCAGGCACGCAAGTGCTCTTAGTCTCGTTGGGTACAGGAGAAAGAGATTCTTTTCAGGATCTTAATAAGAAAAAGGGGGCTTGGGGACGGATCGCATGGGTAATAAAACAACGGATTATACACATCATTTTTGACGGCACGAGTGATACAGTGAAGGCAGGGCCCTCGCCTGTCCTGTCGTCCCACAATCCTGATTCAGACAACTAA
- a CDS encoding site-specific DNA-methyltransferase gives MPKHHLYYGDNFVILQDYIPDESINLIYIDPPFNTGKFQQRTEIHVKSDAQGDRVGFQGKTYRTHKGKTTYYADKFESSDAYLQFLRPRFEEAYRVLHPYGSFFLHIDYREVHYCKVMLDEIFGRESFMNEIIWAYDYGGRSKSRWSAKHDNILWYAKTPKHYTFNFDEMDRIPYMAPGLVGKEKAARGKTPTDVWWHTIVSTNGSEKTGYPTQKPLGILNRIVNVHSSPEDTLLDFFAGSGTLGESAALHNRSSILIDNNIPAIRHIMDRLALYDIKLVNANYEAL, from the coding sequence ATGCCCAAACACCACCTCTATTATGGCGATAATTTCGTAATTCTCCAAGACTATATTCCTGACGAGAGCATCAATCTAATTTACATCGATCCGCCGTTTAACACTGGTAAATTCCAACAGCGTACGGAAATTCATGTCAAATCCGATGCGCAAGGTGATCGAGTCGGTTTCCAAGGCAAAACATACCGAACCCACAAAGGCAAGACTACGTACTATGCCGATAAGTTTGAAAGTTCAGACGCTTATTTGCAGTTTTTGCGTCCTCGTTTTGAAGAAGCATATCGTGTGCTACATCCATACGGCAGCTTTTTCCTCCATATTGACTACCGAGAGGTGCATTATTGTAAGGTGATGCTCGATGAGATTTTCGGGCGTGAATCGTTTATGAACGAGATTATCTGGGCTTACGACTACGGGGGCAGATCAAAGTCGAGATGGTCAGCTAAGCACGACAACATTTTATGGTACGCCAAAACACCTAAGCATTATACTTTCAACTTCGATGAGATGGATAGGATTCCTTATATGGCACCGGGTTTGGTCGGTAAAGAAAAAGCGGCTCGCGGTAAAACCCCAACGGATGTCTGGTGGCATACGATCGTCAGCACAAACGGCAGTGAAAAGACGGGGTATCCAACGCAAAAGCCGCTCGGAATTTTGAATCGCATCGTCAATGTACATTCATCCCCAGAGGACACGCTTTTAGACTTTTTTGCTGGTAGTGGAACACTCGGCGAGTCCGCAGCATTGCACAACCGATCATCAATTTTAATTGACAACAATATACCCGCAATCAGACACATCATGGATAGGTTAGCACTTTATGACATCAAACTTGTCAATGCTAATTACGAGGCTCTGTAG
- a CDS encoding PspA/IM30 family protein yields MAPKKGTHWLDSHRKTVYNRRTEAQKMKKLKEISEQIRDSITQFVEESDGGASVLEKTVVDMKKRIAVAKELVAAAIAEEQRLKQACQKAVDTAEVWAKKADAALQNGDMEAARDAQQRKQQQLQRADDYERQIQTQHTIIDSLKTALNDFYQQFQNTVQRAETLHHHQKQAETRLKLHKLIAEIEPHLSNTFKQTEQKIKKTEAAAELWEKQNRQIETQQKTKGDAFNLDEELAKLKEDILGSKKND; encoded by the coding sequence ATGGCTCCTAAAAAAGGCACCCATTGGCTTGATTCGCACCGAAAAACCGTGTATAATAGACGGACGGAGGCACAGAAAATGAAAAAACTCAAGGAAATTTCGGAACAGATTCGAGACAGCATCACGCAATTCGTAGAGGAATCTGATGGTGGCGCATCGGTACTTGAGAAAACCGTTGTCGATATGAAAAAGCGGATTGCCGTGGCAAAGGAACTTGTCGCCGCAGCAATCGCTGAAGAGCAAAGACTCAAACAAGCCTGCCAAAAGGCAGTTGATACCGCCGAGGTATGGGCTAAAAAGGCAGACGCTGCTTTACAAAATGGAGACATGGAAGCAGCGCGAGATGCACAACAACGTAAACAACAACAATTGCAACGTGCAGACGACTATGAACGCCAAATCCAGACCCAACACACAATCATTGATTCTCTCAAAACGGCGTTGAACGACTTTTATCAACAGTTCCAAAACACAGTCCAGCGAGCTGAAACGCTACATCACCATCAAAAACAGGCAGAGACGCGCCTTAAACTCCACAAATTGATCGCTGAAATAGAACCCCATCTGTCCAACACCTTCAAACAGACTGAACAGAAAATAAAAAAGACTGAAGCAGCAGCAGAACTTTGGGAAAAACAGAACCGCCAAATTGAAACCCAGCAGAAAACAAAAGGTGATGCCTTCAATCTGGACGAGGAACTCGCAAAACTCAAAGAAGACATCTTGGGTAGTAAGAAAAATGATTGA
- a CDS encoding ABC transporter ATP-binding protein, whose protein sequence is MIETSNLTKYFGKLCAVDALTLQVNSGEIFGFLGPNGAGKTTTINMLTGLLRPTSGTALLGGYDIQKQSLQAKAILGLMPDTPQLYEALTGRQFVRMVANLYEVPPEKAENEMESLLDQLELADAADDQIKAYSYGMQKKILLISLLVHHPQILFLDEPTSGLDPRSARTVREILRERCEQGCTVFMTTHILEIAERLCDRVGIISKGQLIAVGTLAELQQKQRELHAQPIDTNQHHTETLEDIFLDLTSDFSNE, encoded by the coding sequence ATGATTGAGACCTCGAACCTGACGAAATATTTCGGCAAATTGTGTGCTGTAGATGCTCTGACATTGCAGGTAAACTCCGGTGAAATATTTGGGTTTCTGGGACCTAATGGAGCAGGAAAAACAACAACCATCAATATGCTCACAGGTCTACTCCGTCCTACATCTGGCACCGCTCTGCTCGGTGGGTACGACATTCAGAAACAGAGTTTACAAGCAAAAGCAATTCTCGGATTGATGCCGGACACACCACAACTCTACGAAGCCCTAACGGGTCGACAGTTCGTCCGCATGGTCGCGAATTTATATGAAGTGCCGCCGGAAAAAGCCGAAAATGAGATGGAATCTCTGCTCGACCAACTTGAACTTGCCGATGCCGCTGATGACCAGATCAAGGCTTACTCTTACGGTATGCAGAAGAAAATTCTGCTTATCTCGCTCCTTGTGCATCACCCACAGATCCTTTTTCTCGATGAACCCACCAGCGGATTAGATCCCAGAAGCGCGCGCACTGTCAGAGAAATTTTACGAGAACGCTGTGAGCAAGGGTGTACCGTCTTTATGACGACACATATCCTCGAAATCGCTGAACGCTTATGCGATCGGGTCGGTATCATCAGTAAGGGTCAGCTGATCGCCGTCGGAACGCTCGCAGAATTACAGCAGAAACAACGGGAACTACACGCACAACCGATAGACACAAATCAGCACCACACCGAGACACTCGAAGACATTTTTCTTGACCTCACATCAGATTTTTCTAACGAATGA
- a CDS encoding gamma carbonic anhydrase family protein — protein MLIAYEGITPNVHPSVFVAPGAMIIGDVTIGEASSIWFNTTLRGDLEPIRIGCRTNVQDGAVIHMDKEIPCLIGDDVTIGHGAILHSCTIGNEALIGMGAILLTGSVIGERAIIAAGTLVREGQEIPPGSIAMGVPAKVRREVTEAELERVRRGKDDYVLRGSLMQKSLNDSI, from the coding sequence ATGTTAATAGCGTATGAAGGCATAACACCGAATGTACATCCATCTGTTTTTGTCGCGCCGGGGGCGATGATTATCGGCGATGTGACAATTGGTGAAGCATCGAGCATCTGGTTCAACACTACCCTCCGTGGCGACTTAGAGCCAATCCGAATTGGGTGCCGTACCAACGTTCAAGACGGTGCGGTGATACACATGGACAAAGAAATTCCGTGCCTTATCGGTGATGATGTCACAATCGGGCATGGTGCGATTCTCCATAGCTGCACCATCGGCAACGAGGCACTCATCGGTATGGGCGCGATTCTTTTAACAGGCTCGGTCATTGGCGAGCGTGCCATTATCGCCGCTGGCACGCTCGTACGCGAAGGGCAAGAAATTCCACCCGGATCCATCGCAATGGGAGTCCCTGCAAAAGTGCGACGTGAGGTCACGGAAGCCGAACTTGAACGCGTTCGACGTGGGAAAGACGATTATGTCTTGCGCGGCAGCCTGATGCAAAAATCTCTAAACGATTCAATATGA
- a CDS encoding Gfo/Idh/MocA family oxidoreductase, which yields MAKRTCLMIGGSGMAGGWIHNFTSNFSDRIDIVGLADVNTDVLAAQGETLGLSKSQLFTDFNEACATVKADFCGIAVPPQFHSPAAIAAMENGMPVICEKPIADTLEAAKAMVHTAQKTGLPCGIIQNYRYADNKQELIRIRDEGRLGRLQHIVGRYACDYRRYLSWGKAWRHDMDFGLLFEGSVHHLDMLRFLSGGDCETLIGFGWNPEWSSFKHYSSGFYIMRMDNGVHTSYEGNSSSAGIVNCWNHEHYRAEFEEGAVEIAGGNQMTIHRVGGEAEVYEAPAIPYQAHQHLFDEFLNWLDGGEPSDTRIEDNIKSFVLVIAAMETTLDGQPKQIADYLSDLEL from the coding sequence ATGGCAAAACGAACATGTTTGATGATTGGTGGCAGTGGTATGGCAGGTGGCTGGATTCACAATTTCACAAGCAATTTCAGCGACCGAATCGACATCGTCGGCTTAGCAGATGTGAACACAGATGTACTCGCAGCACAAGGCGAAACATTGGGACTCAGCAAATCACAACTTTTCACAGACTTCAATGAAGCGTGTGCGACTGTGAAAGCCGATTTCTGTGGTATCGCTGTTCCACCGCAATTCCACAGCCCTGCCGCGATTGCGGCTATGGAAAACGGGATGCCTGTTATCTGCGAAAAGCCGATCGCCGACACACTGGAGGCAGCGAAAGCAATGGTGCACACGGCGCAGAAGACCGGATTGCCGTGTGGCATCATCCAAAACTATCGCTACGCCGACAATAAACAGGAATTAATCCGCATCCGTGACGAAGGTAGATTGGGACGGCTGCAGCACATTGTCGGCAGATACGCCTGCGATTACCGCCGCTATCTCTCGTGGGGCAAAGCATGGCGACACGATATGGACTTCGGGCTCCTGTTTGAAGGTTCTGTCCACCATTTAGACATGCTTCGGTTTCTCTCTGGCGGAGACTGTGAAACTCTGATAGGATTCGGATGGAATCCAGAATGGTCGAGCTTCAAACACTACTCCAGCGGTTTCTATATAATGCGGATGGACAACGGTGTACACACCTCTTACGAAGGTAATAGTTCATCGGCGGGCATCGTCAACTGTTGGAACCATGAACACTATCGCGCTGAGTTTGAAGAGGGTGCCGTTGAAATCGCCGGTGGAAATCAGATGACGATCCATCGCGTCGGTGGTGAAGCGGAAGTCTACGAAGCACCCGCAATCCCTTATCAAGCACATCAGCATCTGTTTGACGAATTCCTGAATTGGCTTGACGGTGGTGAACCCTCCGACACACGGATTGAGGATAACATCAAAAGTTTCGTTCTGGTCATCGCTGCGATGGAGACAACGCTTGATGGGCAGCCGAAACAGATTGCTGATTACCTTAGCGACTTGGAACTTTAA
- a CDS encoding dihydrolipoamide acetyltransferase family protein yields MAIELRMLQMDQTMTKGKIGKWLVKEGDTVAQGQPLLEIETDKVVHEQESPTDGVIAQLLAEEGANVPVNAILAIIGAPGEEVARVEVGTTTAQPTPTQPEQPKATPSTTTERRDDPVPALKASPAARQLAEKLAIDLTEVKASGPGGRILESDVQRYIDLRGEAPVAETSRLKASPLARRLAKEHGLDLSSIMGSGPDGRIVRDDVLQAASAVPTPTAPVVETATPKQATEVISMSGIREIIAERMTLSVQTNASVTLHTEVDATGLVELRQMLNDKLQAREVSLTYTDLLVKVVANALQEHPRLNATLTDDGIHLLSEINIGVAVALEDGLVVPVVRNADKGRLSEISTQVRDFAEGARSNQLTPGELQGGTFTITNLGNFGIDAFTPIINPPESAILGVGRILKKPVVHEDEIAIRSMLTLSLTFDHRVIDGAPAAQFLQTVAGYIQDPYLLLV; encoded by the coding sequence ATGGCAATTGAATTGCGAATGCTTCAGATGGATCAGACAATGACGAAGGGAAAAATCGGTAAATGGCTCGTCAAGGAAGGCGACACCGTCGCGCAAGGACAACCCTTACTTGAGATTGAAACCGATAAGGTCGTCCACGAACAAGAATCTCCCACCGACGGTGTGATTGCCCAGCTGCTTGCTGAAGAGGGCGCCAACGTCCCTGTCAACGCCATTTTAGCAATTATTGGGGCACCGGGTGAAGAGGTGGCACGCGTTGAAGTAGGCACCACCACAGCACAACCAACGCCAACACAACCCGAACAACCCAAAGCAACCCCCTCAACAACAACGGAAAGGCGGGACGACCCCGTTCCTGCGCTAAAAGCCTCGCCAGCAGCACGTCAACTCGCTGAAAAACTCGCTATCGATCTCACAGAGGTCAAAGCCTCTGGACCCGGTGGACGTATCCTTGAAAGCGACGTACAGCGGTATATCGACTTGAGAGGAGAAGCACCTGTTGCCGAAACCTCACGCCTTAAGGCATCGCCGCTCGCACGCCGCTTAGCGAAAGAACACGGACTCGATCTGAGTTCAATTATGGGTTCTGGTCCTGATGGCAGAATCGTTCGCGATGATGTGTTGCAAGCAGCCAGTGCAGTGCCGACTCCGACCGCGCCTGTGGTAGAGACAGCAACACCGAAACAAGCAACGGAAGTTATCTCTATGAGCGGTATCCGTGAAATCATCGCAGAACGGATGACGCTGAGTGTCCAGACGAACGCCAGTGTCACGCTCCACACGGAGGTTGACGCAACAGGCCTTGTCGAACTACGCCAGATGCTTAACGATAAACTACAAGCGCGAGAGGTAAGCCTTACCTATACAGATCTGCTCGTGAAAGTCGTGGCAAATGCGCTGCAGGAACATCCGCGCCTCAACGCCACACTCACAGATGACGGGATTCATTTATTATCGGAAATTAACATTGGGGTGGCAGTCGCTCTGGAAGACGGTCTGGTGGTCCCAGTTGTCAGGAACGCAGATAAAGGAAGGTTATCAGAGATTTCGACACAGGTGAGAGATTTTGCTGAAGGGGCACGGAGCAATCAACTGACACCCGGAGAACTCCAAGGCGGGACTTTTACGATTACAAATCTCGGAAATTTCGGGATTGATGCGTTCACGCCTATCATCAATCCACCGGAGAGTGCTATTCTTGGGGTAGGACGGATTCTGAAGAAGCCGGTTGTTCACGAAGATGAGATTGCTATTCGGAGTATGCTGACGCTCAGTCTGACGTTTGACCACCGTGTGATAGATGGTGCGCCTGCAGCGCAGTTCCTGCAGACGGTTGCTGGCTATATTCAAGATCCGTATCTTCTGTTGGTATAG
- a CDS encoding type II toxin-antitoxin system VapC family toxin, whose product MIGKYLLDTNITIAFFAGDPGVQEKVRTAEYIAVAPPIIGELCFGAQKSNEVTENLHKIDILVQQSLVFSCDLETAQWYGIIKERLERKGRLIPNNDIWIAAIAMQHDLILVTRDTHFDEVEALQTERW is encoded by the coding sequence CTGATTGGTAAATATCTGCTTGATACAAACATTACCATTGCGTTTTTTGCCGGTGATCCAGGGGTCCAAGAAAAAGTGAGAACTGCCGAGTATATAGCCGTGGCTCCCCCTATCATTGGTGAGCTCTGCTTTGGTGCACAGAAATCTAATGAAGTTACAGAAAATCTCCATAAAATAGACATATTAGTTCAACAAAGCCTTGTTTTTTCTTGTGATTTGGAAACAGCACAGTGGTACGGAATCATCAAAGAACGGCTGGAAAGAAAAGGCCGCCTTATCCCAAACAACGACATCTGGATTGCGGCAATTGCGATGCAACATGATTTGATTCTCGTCACACGAGACACACATTTTGATGAAGTCGAAGCCCTACAGACAGAGCGTTGGTGA